The genomic stretch CGCCGAAGTAAGTCCTCTTAAAGGCGAATATGAATAAGCGACTTCTGCTCATAAGCAGTTCCCGCGTGCATGGCGGCGGATACCTTGACCATGCTGAGAATGAAATCCGTGATTTGTTTGCCGGGGTTCAACGTGTGTTGTTTGTTCCGTACGCGTTGAAGGATCAGGATGGATACGCGTCGGTGGTGCGTGCAAAGTTTGAGGCGACGGGATATGGGCTGGATTCGATTCATACGGCGGCCGATCCCAAGCAGGCGGTGAATTCGGCGCAGGGAATCTTCATCGGCGGCGGGAATACTTTTCGGCTGCTGAATACTCTTTACAAGCTGGACTTGATCTCGGCGATTCGCGCACGCGTAGAAGCGGGCATGCCGTACATGGGATCGAGTGCGGGGTCGAATGTTGCCGGGTTGAGCATCAAGACGACGAACGACATGCCAATTGTGCAGCCACCGTCCTTCGAGGCGATTGGACTGCTCAAAATCCAGATCAATCCGCACTATCTGGATGCCGATCCGAACTCCACGCACATGGGCGAGACGCGCGAGCAGCGTTTAAAGGAATACCTGGAAGAGAATGACGTGCCCGTGGTAGCGATCCGCGAGCCGGCCATGTTGCGAGTTGAAAATGATCGCGTGCAATTGAAGGGAGCGAAGGGCGCGAGAATCTTCCGGCGCGGCATGGAGCCGTATGAACTGGAACCGGGAAGCCTGGTGGAGTTCTAGATCGACTGAACGGGGATGGCCGTTACGTCTTCGATAAGGCCCACTTCCTTCTGAACGAACGGCTCGGCGTATTCCACACCTGCGAGCAATCCGTAAAAGCGGGCCATGGTTTCCATGCGCTGGCGGATTTCCTGTTCCGGTACGAAGAGGTTGGCGCCGGTCTGTTGCTGGCCGTATTGCGACTTGTAGGCCATCAAGGACTTTAAGCGGATCTCGAACTGCTCGGTGATGTCGACGACAAACGAGGGGCGCGTGTCCGCGTAAAGAGAGGCATACAAAATCTTGAACGGACGATAAGGTGTCTCGCTCGCGAGTTCTGCGCTTCCGATTGTGACGCTGAGTGATTCGGGCGTGATTCCGGTGAGATCGAGTTTTTTTAATCCGGCGAGGAAGCAGGCCTCGTAGCCGAGAGGCGAAGCGTTCTTGTGGTCCGGGTGACGCGCTTCCCAATAGGGGAGGATCACCACCTTCGGCTGGAGCATGCGGATTACACGAGCCACTTTAAGCCGGTTCTCGTGCGTGTTCTCGACACGGGTGTCGGGGATATCGAGGGCACCTCGCCAGGAGACCTGAAGAATGTGCGCGGCGTCAGCGGCTTCGCGAGCACGGTCTTCGGCAGTACCGCGGGTGCCCATTTCTCCGCGGGTGAGATCGAGGATGGCTGTGCGCTGTCCGCGTTGGGCGGCATTGAGCAACGTGCCGCCACAGGTCTGTTCAACGTCGTCGCGATGCGCGGCAATGGCGAGGATGTCGATTCCCATTTCGGTTTATTGAACATCAACACCTCGAAAAAGCCAATTGCGTTGTCAAACTCTCGGTTACAATTCCGCCGAAATGAACCGCGTGGTGCTTTTATTGATCTTCGTTTGCTCTGTACTCGTTACTGCAGCGGTTGCTCAGAAACAAGCCTCAGAGAAACAGCGGTCAACAGTGACCTCTTCTTTTGAACAGGCCTCTCAGAAGTTCCTTCAAGCAATTCGCGATCAGGACGTAGAAGCAATTAAGAGATTCCTGCCTTCGGATGGAGTTGCACTAGGACATGAACAGCCGCCGACCGCGTTACAGACTCTGCTCAACGAGTTGGACCAAAGACGCGGATTTTACTGTCAGCTTTTCGACGGCGACTGTTTAGAGCGTGAGTTCGAACGCAAGTTCGGGTATTCGGGGGATCCTCACCTGGAATCGATTCTCGACCTACTGCGAAAGAATGCGGTTACGATCAAGAAAGAGGTATTTGAGGACAAGGAGTGGTGGGGAACTCTCGAGCTCGTGCGAAAAGAGCCGCGTCCGGCAACTCCTACCTACACCTTACACGACTTTCGGCTAGTGAGTGGCAAGTGGATGCTACAGGTGATCTGGAGCGAATAGCTCACCCACTACTTCTTTCTCTGGACCAGGTAGTAAGCAATCTCCTTCAACGTCGCAGCACGCTCTCCGTAAGGGTTCAGCGCGTCACATCCGGCTTTCACTAGTTCGTCCGCCATCTGCTTGGCTTTGTCCAGGCCGTAAAGCGAAGGATACGTAGCCTTGTCGGCCTTCACGTCTTTTCCGGCTGTTTTGCCCAACTGTTCGGATGTTTGCGTGACGTCGAGGATGTCGTCGGCGATCTGGAAGGCCAATCCGGCTTTGCGCCCGAAGCAGCGAAGCCGTTCGATGTCATCGGTGGTGCCATTTGCGTAATAGCCGCCATTGACGAGGCAGGCGGTAATAAGCGCCCCGGTCTTCGAACGATGGATATATTCCAGGGTCTGCGCGTCCGGATGCTTGTGCTCGGCCTCGAGATCCATGACCTGTCCACCGATCATGCCTTCGATCGTGCCGGTGGCGTGTGCGGTCTCGGCGATGATCTTCACGCGTGCCTCGGCAGAACACTTCAGGTTCGCCAGCACTTCATACGCATAGGTCTGTAACGCGTCGCCGGCGAGGATGGCTGTCGCCTCTCCGAAAGCCTTGTGGCAGGTGGGGCGTCCACGGCGGAGGTCGTCGTTATCGAGGGCGGGAAGGTCGTCGTGGATCAGGGAATACGTGTGGATCATTTCCAGCGCCGCGCCGAGGTCGGCAACGCCGGCTGGGAGCGAGCCAGTGATCATGCGGGCGGCTTCCATCACGAGGATTGGACGGAGACGCTTGCCTCCGGCAAACACGGAATGGCGCATGGCCTGGTGAATGGAAGGCGGATGCTGTGCGGCAGGTGGTAAAAGGCGTTCAAGCGCCTCATCGGCCATTGCGCGGCCCTGTTCTAACGTGACCTGAAGCATAAGCCGTGAGTATAAATTACGGCACTCTGGATTCCATGTGATACGCATCCAAGTTCGGTATGCGCAAAGTGAAGAATCCTCCGGTCGAGCCCGGTGCGGTACCCGCAGACGAGTTAAAGGCTAATTTTCCAGATATCAAGTTGCCGATCCAGCCGCCATATCCTCCGATGGAGGCAAAGTCAGTGGACGAGATCCCGCTTGGGAACGCCTGGATTTACGAACCAAAATGGGACGGCTTCCGTTGCGTGGCATTCCGCAGTGGGGATGAGGTATTGCTGCAATCGAAGGCGGGTCAACCACTGGGACGCTACTTCCCGGAACTGCTGGAAGAATTGCGTAAGGTGCCGCAAGAGAAATTCGTTCTGGATGGCGAGATCGTGATATTCCGCGGCAAGCACCTGTCATTCGATGACCTGCTGATGCGCATTCATCCGGCAGAGAGCAGGATACGCAAGCTGTCGAAGGAGACGCCTGCGAGCTTGCTGACTTTCGATTTACTGGTGGAGAACGGGAAGTCGCTGGTGGAAAATCCGCTTCGTGAACGACGGGAGAAACTGGAGGAGTTTTTCCGCCACGTACCGAAAGGAAGTTCGATCCGGCTGTCTCCCTCTAATTCCGATCATGCCAAGGCCGAGCACTGGATGCGCGAACTGGCTGGTAGCGGATTCGATGGCGTGATTGCAAAACGCACCGACGCGGCCTATGCGTCGGGCGAGC from Terriglobales bacterium encodes the following:
- a CDS encoding ATP-dependent DNA ligase → MRKVKNPPVEPGAVPADELKANFPDIKLPIQPPYPPMEAKSVDEIPLGNAWIYEPKWDGFRCVAFRSGDEVLLQSKAGQPLGRYFPELLEELRKVPQEKFVLDGEIVIFRGKHLSFDDLLMRIHPAESRIRKLSKETPASLLTFDLLVENGKSLVENPLRERREKLEEFFRHVPKGSSIRLSPSNSDHAKAEHWMRELAGSGFDGVIAKRTDAAYASGERTGMVKIKNMRTADVVVGGFRYATKGNVIGSMLLGLYDDHGELNHVGFTSSFTPQMKKDLKKILEPLRGGEGFTGNAPGGPSRWSTERSAEWERLDPKLVCEVQFDHFSQGRFRHGTKFLRWRPEKSPKQCTYEQLEVNSAKGLEALGLKAA
- the bshB1 gene encoding bacillithiol biosynthesis deacetylase BshB1, which encodes MGIDILAIAAHRDDVEQTCGGTLLNAAQRGQRTAILDLTRGEMGTRGTAEDRAREAADAAHILQVSWRGALDIPDTRVENTHENRLKVARVIRMLQPKVVILPYWEARHPDHKNASPLGYEACFLAGLKKLDLTGITPESLSVTIGSAELASETPYRPFKILYASLYADTRPSFVVDITEQFEIRLKSLMAYKSQYGQQQTGANLFVPEQEIRQRMETMARFYGLLAGVEYAEPFVQKEVGLIEDVTAIPVQSI
- the pepE gene encoding dipeptidase PepE, whose protein sequence is MNKRLLLISSSRVHGGGYLDHAENEIRDLFAGVQRVLFVPYALKDQDGYASVVRAKFEATGYGLDSIHTAADPKQAVNSAQGIFIGGGNTFRLLNTLYKLDLISAIRARVEAGMPYMGSSAGSNVAGLSIKTTNDMPIVQPPSFEAIGLLKIQINPHYLDADPNSTHMGETREQRLKEYLEENDVPVVAIREPAMLRVENDRVQLKGAKGARIFRRGMEPYELEPGSLVEF
- a CDS encoding farnesyl diphosphate synthase; the protein is MADEALERLLPPAAQHPPSIHQAMRHSVFAGGKRLRPILVMEAARMITGSLPAGVADLGAALEMIHTYSLIHDDLPALDNDDLRRGRPTCHKAFGEATAILAGDALQTYAYEVLANLKCSAEARVKIIAETAHATGTIEGMIGGQVMDLEAEHKHPDAQTLEYIHRSKTGALITACLVNGGYYANGTTDDIERLRCFGRKAGLAFQIADDILDVTQTSEQLGKTAGKDVKADKATYPSLYGLDKAKQMADELVKAGCDALNPYGERAATLKEIAYYLVQRKK